From Anticarsia gemmatalis isolate Benzon Research Colony breed Stoneville strain chromosome 3, ilAntGemm2 primary, whole genome shotgun sequence, one genomic window encodes:
- the CYLD gene encoding ubiquitin carboxyl-terminal hydrolase CYLD isoform X3 codes for MSYYLRDLPIDEIPLCVLECEEYICNSDVAGPDELYDSPALGSPRAAPPPSKPSPVHVPEDIGVGSLVEVATDVDQHYYGVVRWIGVIDDTATAGVELEQSVCGLGDGARGGARLFSCAPGRALFVPLPLCRRDARFRDTPPPDRADLHDAHRSDQPDCPVVPGVVAPLSSLGELAGKNRGIQGHHNSCYLDATLFAMFTFTSVFDALLYRPPEPEDSPHYLEVQRVLREEIVNPLRRHGYVRADRVMKLRTLLERLSDVPGLTSEEKDPEEFLNGLVAQLLRAEPFLKLSSGQEAFCYQLFVEKDEHVSVPSVQQLLEQSFTTSGVKLSEVPAAFIIQMPRFGKQYKLYQKVLPSPLLDVTDLIEGLPRQCTVCGTLARWECAACGGAALEAGALCGTCLRLAHATRPHHKATPLTVCEEFVNILESCPVPRVYMELFAVLCIETSHYVAFVKAGVGTDAPWCFFDSMADRKGERNGYNIPEIVCMEELGAWLSEGAAPERPPPAHARRLLADAYMCFYRSPDVAMYR; via the exons ATGTCGTACTATTTACGTGATTTACCTATCGACGAAATACCGCTTTGTGTTCTCGAATGTGAAGAGT ATATATGTAACAGTGATGTCGCGGGTCCTGATGAGCTCTACGACTCGCCGGCATTGGGCTCGCCGCGAGCGGCTCCTCCGCCGTCCAAACCTTCCCCGGTACATGTTCCAGAAGACATCGGAGTCGGTTCTTTGGTAGAAGTCGCCACAGATGTCGATCAACATTACTATGGAGTCGTTAGGTGGATAGGAGTCATTGATG ACACGGCGACGGCGGGCGTGGAGCTGGAGCAGAGCGTGTGCGGGCTGGGCGACGGCGCGCGGGGCGGCGCGCGCCTGTTCTCGTGCGCGCCGGGCCGCGCGCTGTTCGTGCCGCTGCCGCTGTGCCGCCGCGACGCGCGCTTCCGCGACACGCCGCCGCCCGACCGCGCCGACCTGCACGACGCGCACCGCTCCGATCAG CCGGACTGTCCAGTAGTGCCTGGAGTGGTAGCGCCGCTAAGTTCGCTGGGGGAGCTGGCCGGCAAGAACCGCGGCATCCAAGGGCACCACAACTCGTGTTACCTCGACGCCACGCTGTTCGCCATGTTTACATTCACTAGCGTGTTTGACGCGCTTTTATATCGCCCACCAGAACCAGAG GATTCCCCGCACTACTTGGAAGTACAGCGTGTTCTTCGTGAAGAGATCGTAAATCCCCTCCGCAGACACGGCTACGTGCGCGCCGACAGAGTTATGAAACTGCGCACACTGCTCGAGCGACTGTCTGACGTGCCAGGACTGACGTCTGAAGAAAAG GATCCTGAAGAATTCTTAAACGGATTAGTAGCACAGCTATTACGAGCGGAACCTTTTCTTAAGTTATCGTCGGGACAAGAGGCATTTTGTTATCAGCTCTTCGTTGAGAAAGACGAGCACGTGTCTGTGCCCAGCGTGCAACAACTTCTGGAGCAGTCGTTCACCACTTCTGGTGTCAAACTTAGTGAG GTCCCAGCGGCATTTATAATTCAAATGCCTCGGTTCGGCAAACAATACAAATTGTATCAGAAAGTTCTGCCGTCGCCTCTACTGGACGTGACGGATTTAATCGAAGGCT TACCGCGGCAGTGCACGGTGTGCGGCACGCTGGCGCGCTGGGAGTGCGCGGCGTGCGGCGGCGCCGCGCTCGAGGCCGGCGCGCTCTGCGGCACCTGCCTGCGTCTGGCGCACGCCACCCGCCCGCACCATAAG GCTACCCCTCTAACGGTTTGCGAGGAGTTCGTCAACATTTTGGAGTCGTGTCCCGTTCCCCGCGTGTACATGGAACTGTTCGCCGTGCTGTGTATCGAGACGAGCCATTACGTGGCCTTCGTCAAAGCGGGAGTCGGAACCGACGCGCCCTGGTGCTTCTTCGATTCCATGGCCGATAGGAAAG GCGAGCGCAACGGCTACAACATCCCGGAGATCGTGTGCATGGAGGAGCTGGGCGCGTGGCTGAGCGAGGGCGCGGCGCCGGagcgcccgccgcccgcgcacGCCCGGCGCCTGCTGGCCGACGCCTACATGTGCTTCTACCGCAGCCCCGACGTCGCCATGTACCGCTAG
- the CYLD gene encoding ubiquitin carboxyl-terminal hydrolase CYLD isoform X4, with product MILTSSSTLWKHYITQTIKNICNSDVAGPDELYDSPALGSPRAAPPPSKPSPVHVPEDIGVGSLVEVATDVDQHYYGVVRWIGVIDDTATAGVELEQSVCGLGDGARGGARLFSCAPGRALFVPLPLCRRDARFRDTPPPDRADLHDAHRSDQPDCPVVPGVVAPLSSLGELAGKNRGIQGHHNSCYLDATLFAMFTFTSVFDALLYRPPEPEDSPHYLEVQRVLREEIVNPLRRHGYVRADRVMKLRTLLERLSDVPGLTSEEKDPEEFLNGLVAQLLRAEPFLKLSSGQEAFCYQLFVEKDEHVSVPSVQQLLEQSFTTSGVKLSEVPAAFIIQMPRFGKQYKLYQKVLPSPLLDVTDLIEGLPRQCTVCGTLARWECAACGGAALEAGALCGTCLRLAHATRPHHKATPLTVCEEFVNILESCPVPRVYMELFAVLCIETSHYVAFVKAGVGTDAPWCFFDSMADRKGERNGYNIPEIVCMEELGAWLSEGAAPERPPPAHARRLLADAYMCFYRSPDVAMYR from the exons ATGATCTTGACCAGTTCTTCGACTTTATGGAAACACTACATAACTCAaactataaaaa ATATATGTAACAGTGATGTCGCGGGTCCTGATGAGCTCTACGACTCGCCGGCATTGGGCTCGCCGCGAGCGGCTCCTCCGCCGTCCAAACCTTCCCCGGTACATGTTCCAGAAGACATCGGAGTCGGTTCTTTGGTAGAAGTCGCCACAGATGTCGATCAACATTACTATGGAGTCGTTAGGTGGATAGGAGTCATTGATG ACACGGCGACGGCGGGCGTGGAGCTGGAGCAGAGCGTGTGCGGGCTGGGCGACGGCGCGCGGGGCGGCGCGCGCCTGTTCTCGTGCGCGCCGGGCCGCGCGCTGTTCGTGCCGCTGCCGCTGTGCCGCCGCGACGCGCGCTTCCGCGACACGCCGCCGCCCGACCGCGCCGACCTGCACGACGCGCACCGCTCCGATCAG CCGGACTGTCCAGTAGTGCCTGGAGTGGTAGCGCCGCTAAGTTCGCTGGGGGAGCTGGCCGGCAAGAACCGCGGCATCCAAGGGCACCACAACTCGTGTTACCTCGACGCCACGCTGTTCGCCATGTTTACATTCACTAGCGTGTTTGACGCGCTTTTATATCGCCCACCAGAACCAGAG GATTCCCCGCACTACTTGGAAGTACAGCGTGTTCTTCGTGAAGAGATCGTAAATCCCCTCCGCAGACACGGCTACGTGCGCGCCGACAGAGTTATGAAACTGCGCACACTGCTCGAGCGACTGTCTGACGTGCCAGGACTGACGTCTGAAGAAAAG GATCCTGAAGAATTCTTAAACGGATTAGTAGCACAGCTATTACGAGCGGAACCTTTTCTTAAGTTATCGTCGGGACAAGAGGCATTTTGTTATCAGCTCTTCGTTGAGAAAGACGAGCACGTGTCTGTGCCCAGCGTGCAACAACTTCTGGAGCAGTCGTTCACCACTTCTGGTGTCAAACTTAGTGAG GTCCCAGCGGCATTTATAATTCAAATGCCTCGGTTCGGCAAACAATACAAATTGTATCAGAAAGTTCTGCCGTCGCCTCTACTGGACGTGACGGATTTAATCGAAGGCT TACCGCGGCAGTGCACGGTGTGCGGCACGCTGGCGCGCTGGGAGTGCGCGGCGTGCGGCGGCGCCGCGCTCGAGGCCGGCGCGCTCTGCGGCACCTGCCTGCGTCTGGCGCACGCCACCCGCCCGCACCATAAG GCTACCCCTCTAACGGTTTGCGAGGAGTTCGTCAACATTTTGGAGTCGTGTCCCGTTCCCCGCGTGTACATGGAACTGTTCGCCGTGCTGTGTATCGAGACGAGCCATTACGTGGCCTTCGTCAAAGCGGGAGTCGGAACCGACGCGCCCTGGTGCTTCTTCGATTCCATGGCCGATAGGAAAG GCGAGCGCAACGGCTACAACATCCCGGAGATCGTGTGCATGGAGGAGCTGGGCGCGTGGCTGAGCGAGGGCGCGGCGCCGGagcgcccgccgcccgcgcacGCCCGGCGCCTGCTGGCCGACGCCTACATGTGCTTCTACCGCAGCCCCGACGTCGCCATGTACCGCTAG
- the LOC142987562 gene encoding myrosinase 1-like codes for MMLRFLTLFALIFCISVTESHKIKSARHDVRNFPEGFLFGTATASYQVEGAWDVDGKAPNIWDHMTHNDPCLIKDCSNGDIADNSYYLYKRDVEMMRELGIKFYRFSLSWPRILPTSFPDEINEAGVQYYNNLIDELLKYNIEPMITLYHWDLPQKLQELGGWTNPFIVDWFGDYARIAYRLFGDRVKYWMTINEPYQVCYQGYGDVTKAPRLNMKGIAEYMCGKNLLMAHARAYHIYDDEFRSSQNGVVFIAYSAQWYEPESENEIQAAEECNQFMWAFYVHPIFSETGDYPPIVKERVAAKSAEQGFARSRLIEFTPEEVDYVRDTADIFGLNHYSTNFVYRNDSVNGYYESPSFYDDMGVIMYQTDEYKIGESDFTKSIPWGFYKLLTKIREDYNNPTVFICENGFATHGGLNDDDRVQNMRTYLSAMLDAIEEGSDVRAYAFWSLMDNFEWMQGYIERFGLYEVDYEDPERTRTPRKSAFVYKEIVKTHSLDFHYEPTDTVMTIDEL; via the exons ATGATGTTGCGGTTTCTCACATTATT tGCCTTAATATTCTGCATATCTGTTACCgaaagtcataaaataaaaagcgcTCGACACGATGTAAGAAATTTTCCAGAAGGATTCCTTTTTGGAACTGCAACAGCTTCTTACCAAGTTGAAGGCGCGTGGGATGTAGATG GCAAGGCGCCGAATATTTGGGATCATATGACCCACAACGACCCGTGCCTTATTAAGGATTGTTCCAATGGAGATATTGCCGATAATTCTTATTACTTGTACAAGCGAGATGTCGAAATGATGAGGGAATTAGGAATCAAATTCTACAGGTTCTCGTTATCATGGCCGCGTATTCTGCCTACCAGCTTCCCTGATGAAATAAATGAAGCCGGTGTGcagtattacaataatttaatagacGAATTGCTGAAATATAACATTGAACCTATGATCACATTATATCATTGGGATTTGCCGCAAAAACTTCAAGAGTTGGGAGGTTGGACCAACCCTTTCATTGTGGATTGGTTCGGTGACTATGCGCGGATCGCTTACAGGCTCTTCGGCGATAGAGTCAAATACTGGATGACAATCAATGAGCCATACCAGGTCTGCTATCAGGGGTACGGAGATGTAACTAAAGCGCCCCGTCTCAACATGAAGGGTATAGCAGAATATATGTGTGGCAAAAATTTACTTATGGCCCACGCAAGGGCTTACCACATTTACGATGATGAATTCCGTTCATCTCAAAATGGTGTTGTCTTCATAGCATACAGTGCTCAGTGGTACGAGCCAGAATCTGAGAATGAAATCCAGGCAGCCGAAGAATGTAACCAGTTtatg TGGGCCTTCTACGTTCATCCAATATTCTCTGAAACCGGAGATTATCCTCCAATTGTTAAAGAGAGGGTGGCTGCAAAGAGTGCTGAGCAAGGCTTCGCTAGGTCCAGACTGATTGAATTCACCCCTGAAGAAGTAGACTACGTGCGAGACACCGCTGATATATTCGGACTTAATCACTACTCGACTAACTTTGTATACAGAAATGATTCTGTAAATGGATATTATGAATCTCCTTCATTTTACGATGACATGGGCGTTATTATGTATCAAACCGACGAATACAAAATTGGCGAATCTGATTTTACGAAG tcaATACCCTGGGGTTTCTATAAACTTCTAACTAAAATCAGGGAAGACTACAACAATCCTACAGTGTTTATCTGTGAGAACGGCTTCGCTACCCACGGTGGTCTGAACGACGACGACCGCGTTCAGAACATGAGGACTTATCTCTCTGCCATGTTAGACGCTATAGAGGAAGGCTCCGATGTTAGAGCTTACGCGTTCTGGAGCCTCATGGATAACTTCGAATGGATGCAAGGATATAT TGAGCGGTTTGGACTCTACGAGGTCGATTACGAAGATCCCGAGCGCACACGCACGCCGCGTAAATCTGCGTTCGTCTACAAGGAAATTGTCAAGACACACTCGTTGGACTTCCACTACGAACCCACCGATACCGTTATGACCATCGACGAACTgtga
- the LOC142987563 gene encoding protein O-glucosyltransferase 2-like, with product MVLKILLIVLCVCVLSQSQKDGIVITGPGLTPQSIVMPARYFFINFTSINEQSYTPTLAKDLVVDIEGRSSSSKHCRVWVNKLDRKDGTFIVRYKLYETCLHLSIHVYYKKKDVSGSPFTFKGPIYPDQCDCPKTDFKQWFADYGCNQEYDQIQQDLKPFKDLDMKQQVKEIIKKYHHPESTSFCHYIIKDNELYRNCYGKHVGFNMFSDNILLSLTRKVKLPNIELIINLGDWPLVHKHDDVLPIFSWCGNGDYFDIVMPTYDLTESTLENMGRVTLDTLSVQGGAELAWSKREPRAVWRGRDSRAERLKLIDIAKANPDLFNASLTNFFFFRDKEQQYGPKQPHISFFKFFDYKYQINIDGTVAAYRMPYLLAGGGMVLKQDSPYYEHFYSQLTAWEHYVPIARDLSDLVDRVKWARDNDDKAQQIAINAKNYANQYLLPQHVICYHAALFWEWSKRIKSEVEVEEGMTHVPQPSFECNCDSIERKIRDDL from the exons atggttttaaaaatattgttaatagttttatgtgtatgtgtgttatCTCAATCTCAAAAAGATGGCATAGTTATAACAGGACCTGGATTAACACCtcaatctattgtaatgccgGCGAGATATTTCTTTATCAATTTTACATCTATCAATGAACAGTC GTACACTCCAACATTAGCTAAAGATTTAGTTGTGGATATAGAAGGTAGATCCAGTTCAAGCAAGCATTGTAGAGTTTGGGTCAACAAATTGGATAGAAAAGATGGCACATTTATAGTTCGTTACAAACTATATGAAACATGCCTCCATTTATCAAtccatgtttattataaaaagaaagatGTCAGCGGTTCACCATTTACTTTTAAag gaCCCATCTATCCTGACCAATGTGATTGTCCTAAGACTGATTTTAAACAGTGGTTTGCTGATTATGGTTGTAACCAAGAATATGATCAAATTCAACAAGATCTTAAACCATTTAAGGATTTAGATATGAAACAACAAGTAAaagagataattaaaaaatatcatcatccTGAAAGTACCAGCTTTTGTCATTACATCATTAAAGATAATGAGTTATATAGAAACTGTTATGGAAAGCATGTTGGTTTTAACATGTTTTCTGATAATATCTTATTATCTCTTACAAGAAAAGTAAAGTTGCCAAATATAGAATTAATCATTAACCTTGGGGACTGGCCTCTTGTGCACAAACATGATGATGTTCTGCCCATATTCTCATGGTGTGGCAATGGTGATTACTTTGATATAGTCATGCCAACATATGACTTGACAGAATCTACTCTAGAAAATATGGGAAG AGTAACTTTAGACACTTTGTCAGTGCAAGGTGGTGCAGAACTGGCATGGTCGAAGCGTGAGCCTCGAGCAGTATGGCGCGGTCGCGACTCGCGCGCTGAACGTTTGAAGCTGATTGATATCGCAAAAGCTAATCCCGATTTGTTTAATGCatcccttacaaacttcttcttcttcaggGACAAAGAGCAACAATATGGACCAAAGCAACCTCACATTTCGTTCTTTAAGTTCTTTGAt tataaatatCAGATAAATATTGACGGGACGGTAGCAGCGTATCGAATGCCGTACTTACTGGCGGGCGGCGGAATGGTTCTTAAACAAGACTCGCCATATTATGAACACTTCTACAGTCAACTTACTGCTTGGGAACATTACGTGCCAATAGCCAGAGATTTATCAGATCTAGTTGATAGAGTCAAATGGGCTCGGGACAACGATGATAAAGCGCAACAAATAGCAATTAATGCGAAGAATTATGCTAACCAATATTTGCTGCCACAGCACGTGATTTGTTATCACGCGGCACTATTTTgg GAATGGAGTAAGCGGATTAAAAGTGAGGTAGAAGTTGAAGAAGGAATGACGCATGTTCCACAACCTTCCTTCGAATGTAACTGTGATTCTATAGAGCGTAAGATTCGCGATGATTTGTAA
- the CYLD gene encoding ubiquitin carboxyl-terminal hydrolase CYLD isoform X1: MNNGSSENPSENNNVDHTRDTQQIDLFNLIGGSWPPAPQGPVRSEYGSVPRNYKHTMHRSSQNERVKSVNLLAHLAPERRRVKPSNNVQPSTGIEESRQKMVHDTKKIETGILVDICNSDVAGPDELYDSPALGSPRAAPPPSKPSPVHVPEDIGVGSLVEVATDVDQHYYGVVRWIGVIDDTATAGVELEQSVCGLGDGARGGARLFSCAPGRALFVPLPLCRRDARFRDTPPPDRADLHDAHRSDQPDCPVVPGVVAPLSSLGELAGKNRGIQGHHNSCYLDATLFAMFTFTSVFDALLYRPPEPEDSPHYLEVQRVLREEIVNPLRRHGYVRADRVMKLRTLLERLSDVPGLTSEEKDPEEFLNGLVAQLLRAEPFLKLSSGQEAFCYQLFVEKDEHVSVPSVQQLLEQSFTTSGVKLSEVPAAFIIQMPRFGKQYKLYQKVLPSPLLDVTDLIEGLPRQCTVCGTLARWECAACGGAALEAGALCGTCLRLAHATRPHHKATPLTVCEEFVNILESCPVPRVYMELFAVLCIETSHYVAFVKAGVGTDAPWCFFDSMADRKGERNGYNIPEIVCMEELGAWLSEGAAPERPPPAHARRLLADAYMCFYRSPDVAMYR, encoded by the exons ATGAATAATGGTTCAAGTGAAAATCCTTCAGAAAACAATAATGTAGATCACACCAGAGACACCCAGCAG ATTGATCTATTTAATCTAATCGGAGGAAGCTGGCCTCCAGCCCCACAAGGCCCTGTGCGCAGTGAGTATGGGTCAGTGCCCCGCAACTACAAACACACTATGCATCGTTCTTCACAAAATGAGCGAGTCAAATCAGTAAATTTGCTGGCTCATTTAGCACCAGAAAGACGACGTGTCAAACCAAGTAACAACGTACAGCCATCCACTGGCATTGAAGAATCACGACAAAAGATGGTCCATGATACCAAAAAAATTGAAACTGGAATCCTAGTTG ATATATGTAACAGTGATGTCGCGGGTCCTGATGAGCTCTACGACTCGCCGGCATTGGGCTCGCCGCGAGCGGCTCCTCCGCCGTCCAAACCTTCCCCGGTACATGTTCCAGAAGACATCGGAGTCGGTTCTTTGGTAGAAGTCGCCACAGATGTCGATCAACATTACTATGGAGTCGTTAGGTGGATAGGAGTCATTGATG ACACGGCGACGGCGGGCGTGGAGCTGGAGCAGAGCGTGTGCGGGCTGGGCGACGGCGCGCGGGGCGGCGCGCGCCTGTTCTCGTGCGCGCCGGGCCGCGCGCTGTTCGTGCCGCTGCCGCTGTGCCGCCGCGACGCGCGCTTCCGCGACACGCCGCCGCCCGACCGCGCCGACCTGCACGACGCGCACCGCTCCGATCAG CCGGACTGTCCAGTAGTGCCTGGAGTGGTAGCGCCGCTAAGTTCGCTGGGGGAGCTGGCCGGCAAGAACCGCGGCATCCAAGGGCACCACAACTCGTGTTACCTCGACGCCACGCTGTTCGCCATGTTTACATTCACTAGCGTGTTTGACGCGCTTTTATATCGCCCACCAGAACCAGAG GATTCCCCGCACTACTTGGAAGTACAGCGTGTTCTTCGTGAAGAGATCGTAAATCCCCTCCGCAGACACGGCTACGTGCGCGCCGACAGAGTTATGAAACTGCGCACACTGCTCGAGCGACTGTCTGACGTGCCAGGACTGACGTCTGAAGAAAAG GATCCTGAAGAATTCTTAAACGGATTAGTAGCACAGCTATTACGAGCGGAACCTTTTCTTAAGTTATCGTCGGGACAAGAGGCATTTTGTTATCAGCTCTTCGTTGAGAAAGACGAGCACGTGTCTGTGCCCAGCGTGCAACAACTTCTGGAGCAGTCGTTCACCACTTCTGGTGTCAAACTTAGTGAG GTCCCAGCGGCATTTATAATTCAAATGCCTCGGTTCGGCAAACAATACAAATTGTATCAGAAAGTTCTGCCGTCGCCTCTACTGGACGTGACGGATTTAATCGAAGGCT TACCGCGGCAGTGCACGGTGTGCGGCACGCTGGCGCGCTGGGAGTGCGCGGCGTGCGGCGGCGCCGCGCTCGAGGCCGGCGCGCTCTGCGGCACCTGCCTGCGTCTGGCGCACGCCACCCGCCCGCACCATAAG GCTACCCCTCTAACGGTTTGCGAGGAGTTCGTCAACATTTTGGAGTCGTGTCCCGTTCCCCGCGTGTACATGGAACTGTTCGCCGTGCTGTGTATCGAGACGAGCCATTACGTGGCCTTCGTCAAAGCGGGAGTCGGAACCGACGCGCCCTGGTGCTTCTTCGATTCCATGGCCGATAGGAAAG GCGAGCGCAACGGCTACAACATCCCGGAGATCGTGTGCATGGAGGAGCTGGGCGCGTGGCTGAGCGAGGGCGCGGCGCCGGagcgcccgccgcccgcgcacGCCCGGCGCCTGCTGGCCGACGCCTACATGTGCTTCTACCGCAGCCCCGACGTCGCCATGTACCGCTAG
- the CYLD gene encoding ubiquitin carboxyl-terminal hydrolase CYLD isoform X2 has product MHRSSQNERVKSVNLLAHLAPERRRVKPSNNVQPSTGIEESRQKMVHDTKKIETGILVDICNSDVAGPDELYDSPALGSPRAAPPPSKPSPVHVPEDIGVGSLVEVATDVDQHYYGVVRWIGVIDDTATAGVELEQSVCGLGDGARGGARLFSCAPGRALFVPLPLCRRDARFRDTPPPDRADLHDAHRSDQPDCPVVPGVVAPLSSLGELAGKNRGIQGHHNSCYLDATLFAMFTFTSVFDALLYRPPEPEDSPHYLEVQRVLREEIVNPLRRHGYVRADRVMKLRTLLERLSDVPGLTSEEKDPEEFLNGLVAQLLRAEPFLKLSSGQEAFCYQLFVEKDEHVSVPSVQQLLEQSFTTSGVKLSEVPAAFIIQMPRFGKQYKLYQKVLPSPLLDVTDLIEGLPRQCTVCGTLARWECAACGGAALEAGALCGTCLRLAHATRPHHKATPLTVCEEFVNILESCPVPRVYMELFAVLCIETSHYVAFVKAGVGTDAPWCFFDSMADRKGERNGYNIPEIVCMEELGAWLSEGAAPERPPPAHARRLLADAYMCFYRSPDVAMYR; this is encoded by the exons ATGCATCGTTCTTCACAAAATGAGCGAGTCAAATCAGTAAATTTGCTGGCTCATTTAGCACCAGAAAGACGACGTGTCAAACCAAGTAACAACGTACAGCCATCCACTGGCATTGAAGAATCACGACAAAAGATGGTCCATGATACCAAAAAAATTGAAACTGGAATCCTAGTTG ATATATGTAACAGTGATGTCGCGGGTCCTGATGAGCTCTACGACTCGCCGGCATTGGGCTCGCCGCGAGCGGCTCCTCCGCCGTCCAAACCTTCCCCGGTACATGTTCCAGAAGACATCGGAGTCGGTTCTTTGGTAGAAGTCGCCACAGATGTCGATCAACATTACTATGGAGTCGTTAGGTGGATAGGAGTCATTGATG ACACGGCGACGGCGGGCGTGGAGCTGGAGCAGAGCGTGTGCGGGCTGGGCGACGGCGCGCGGGGCGGCGCGCGCCTGTTCTCGTGCGCGCCGGGCCGCGCGCTGTTCGTGCCGCTGCCGCTGTGCCGCCGCGACGCGCGCTTCCGCGACACGCCGCCGCCCGACCGCGCCGACCTGCACGACGCGCACCGCTCCGATCAG CCGGACTGTCCAGTAGTGCCTGGAGTGGTAGCGCCGCTAAGTTCGCTGGGGGAGCTGGCCGGCAAGAACCGCGGCATCCAAGGGCACCACAACTCGTGTTACCTCGACGCCACGCTGTTCGCCATGTTTACATTCACTAGCGTGTTTGACGCGCTTTTATATCGCCCACCAGAACCAGAG GATTCCCCGCACTACTTGGAAGTACAGCGTGTTCTTCGTGAAGAGATCGTAAATCCCCTCCGCAGACACGGCTACGTGCGCGCCGACAGAGTTATGAAACTGCGCACACTGCTCGAGCGACTGTCTGACGTGCCAGGACTGACGTCTGAAGAAAAG GATCCTGAAGAATTCTTAAACGGATTAGTAGCACAGCTATTACGAGCGGAACCTTTTCTTAAGTTATCGTCGGGACAAGAGGCATTTTGTTATCAGCTCTTCGTTGAGAAAGACGAGCACGTGTCTGTGCCCAGCGTGCAACAACTTCTGGAGCAGTCGTTCACCACTTCTGGTGTCAAACTTAGTGAG GTCCCAGCGGCATTTATAATTCAAATGCCTCGGTTCGGCAAACAATACAAATTGTATCAGAAAGTTCTGCCGTCGCCTCTACTGGACGTGACGGATTTAATCGAAGGCT TACCGCGGCAGTGCACGGTGTGCGGCACGCTGGCGCGCTGGGAGTGCGCGGCGTGCGGCGGCGCCGCGCTCGAGGCCGGCGCGCTCTGCGGCACCTGCCTGCGTCTGGCGCACGCCACCCGCCCGCACCATAAG GCTACCCCTCTAACGGTTTGCGAGGAGTTCGTCAACATTTTGGAGTCGTGTCCCGTTCCCCGCGTGTACATGGAACTGTTCGCCGTGCTGTGTATCGAGACGAGCCATTACGTGGCCTTCGTCAAAGCGGGAGTCGGAACCGACGCGCCCTGGTGCTTCTTCGATTCCATGGCCGATAGGAAAG GCGAGCGCAACGGCTACAACATCCCGGAGATCGTGTGCATGGAGGAGCTGGGCGCGTGGCTGAGCGAGGGCGCGGCGCCGGagcgcccgccgcccgcgcacGCCCGGCGCCTGCTGGCCGACGCCTACATGTGCTTCTACCGCAGCCCCGACGTCGCCATGTACCGCTAG